Proteins found in one Helicobacter sp. NHP19-003 genomic segment:
- a CDS encoding NADH-quinone oxidoreductase subunit N — MNPLISSLMPELDLQVLMPLFMSVGGGVFLLLLNVGKGFSKSLSVAIAGLILAFSVLWIAFYNPSTDGAGDFLTDGASLSGQLFIALASLLLLLLALSKEKFSEFETPEFYPLYLFMVGGFTLMVSTDHLLLILLGLESASLVMCVLMALSYKSTGIEAAIKYFSLSVLAGVFFVLGVALLYLLTGHLDLSSVGDGLRSVFFHHEPRALPLFFIALACMLGALGFKVSLVPFHTWMPDIYEGNNPVLAGFISIVPKMAGLVVLLRVLYAFLNTESFVIDNLYTALIALTITIPNAMALLQKDVKRMMAYSSISHTGFALACVVDGAGALFSYWLLFLITNIGAFAILWMVANQQDAQQNSYAYPYERFNGLVQTKPLLAMLSAIFLCSLAGIPPFSMFWGKVMVLEQVISQHQVFLPIVMVLNSAVSAVYYLRLLVAMFFKTPSANPPSATNATPPLYAVSTAVAFLCVFSVFVLRIYLNSNQA, encoded by the coding sequence ATGAATCCCTTGATCTCATCTCTCATGCCCGAGTTAGACTTGCAAGTGTTAATGCCCCTGTTTATGAGCGTGGGGGGCGGGGTTTTCTTATTGCTTTTAAATGTCGGCAAGGGCTTTTCTAAGTCTTTGAGCGTGGCGATCGCCGGGTTGATCCTTGCCTTTAGCGTGCTGTGGATTGCCTTTTACAACCCCTCCACAGATGGGGCGGGCGACTTTTTGACCGATGGCGCGTCTTTGAGCGGGCAGCTTTTCATCGCCCTAGCAAGTTTGCTCTTATTGCTCCTAGCGTTAAGCAAAGAGAAGTTTAGCGAGTTTGAGACTCCCGAGTTTTACCCCTTGTATCTTTTCATGGTTGGGGGGTTCACCCTCATGGTGTCTACCGACCATTTGCTTTTAATCCTGCTCGGTTTGGAGAGCGCGTCTTTAGTCATGTGCGTGCTGATGGCGCTAAGTTACAAAAGTACCGGCATAGAGGCGGCGATCAAATACTTCAGCTTGAGCGTTTTAGCGGGGGTGTTCTTTGTGCTAGGCGTGGCTTTGCTCTACCTACTCACGGGGCATTTGGACTTGAGCAGCGTGGGCGATGGTTTGAGGAGTGTGTTTTTCCACCACGAGCCTAGAGCGTTGCCCTTGTTTTTCATTGCCCTAGCGTGCATGCTAGGGGCGCTTGGTTTTAAGGTGTCGCTGGTGCCCTTCCACACTTGGATGCCAGACATTTACGAGGGCAACAATCCCGTTTTGGCCGGCTTCATCTCCATTGTGCCTAAAATGGCGGGGTTGGTGGTGCTCTTGCGGGTGCTTTACGCCTTCTTAAACACCGAGTCCTTTGTCATCGACAACCTTTACACGGCTTTAATTGCGCTCACGATCACGATCCCCAATGCGATGGCGCTCTTGCAAAAAGATGTCAAGCGCATGATGGCCTACAGCTCGATTTCACACACGGGTTTTGCTTTGGCATGCGTGGTGGATGGCGCAGGGGCGTTGTTTAGCTATTGGCTTTTATTTTTGATCACCAACATTGGGGCGTTTGCAATTTTATGGATGGTTGCAAACCAACAAGACGCACAGCAAAACAGCTACGCCTACCCTTATGAGCGCTTCAATGGGCTCGTCCAAACCAAACCCCTTTTGGCCATGCTAAGCGCAATTTTCTTATGCTCTCTTGCCGGTATTCCGCCTTTTTCCATGTTTTGGGGCAAGGTGATGGTGTTAGAGCAGGTGATTAGCCAACACCAGGTGTTTTTGCCCATCGTGATGGTGTTAAACAGCGCCGTGAGCGCGGTGTATTACTTGCGCCTGCTTGTGGCGATGTTCTTTAAAACCCCAAGCGCCAACCCCCCCAGCGCCACGAATGCCACGCCCCCCCTTTATGCCGTCAGCACGGCGGTGGCGTTTTTGTGCGTGTTCTCTGTTTTTGTGTTGCGCATTTATTTAAACTCTAACCAAGCTTAA
- a CDS encoding complex I subunit 4 family protein, with amino-acid sequence MDALLPHHFLSVLIFFPLVACLPLFGLSEKHAKPYGVLVSAIELALVVGLWVLFDKDTGVMQFEEFADLVKQAGINYHVGVDGISLTLLVLTAFILFLLALYVSKHIKDMLICILLLEGILMGVFTSLNLIFFYVFWEVSLLPVLYMIGRYGVGPKVYSGLKFFLYTFLASLFMLLAILYYAHACSLALETPFNFDLETFNSVVLPPQVRLWVFIAFFVGIAVKIPIFPLHNWLPHAYGNAPVIGSAVLSALLLKMGTYAMVRFLLPLFPNVILHYFLPLSVLALLMVLYGGLLACAQKEMKRLIAYSSMSHMGVAVLGLYAFNVEGVGGAVFTMFSHGLVSAGLFILVGVLFDRCNSSKIVAFKGVAHLMPTYAAFFMVLLLANVGMPLTSGFVGEFLSLLGFFKSSPFMAFLAGTTIILSAIYMLVLYKKVFFGAEPSELYAIKKAKALNPLTCSEKSVLALLVAAVLFLGIYPKPLLSPIEQSVQVLLESLQGRINA; translated from the coding sequence ATGGATGCACTTTTGCCCCACCACTTTTTGAGCGTGTTGATCTTTTTTCCGCTTGTAGCGTGCCTGCCCCTATTTGGGCTTAGCGAAAAGCACGCCAAACCCTATGGAGTCTTGGTAAGCGCCATTGAGCTCGCCCTTGTTGTGGGGCTCTGGGTGTTGTTTGACAAGGATACAGGGGTGATGCAATTTGAAGAGTTTGCCGACCTTGTCAAACAAGCGGGGATCAACTACCATGTAGGCGTGGATGGGATTTCTTTAACCCTACTCGTTTTAACCGCCTTTATTTTATTCCTGCTCGCCTTGTATGTCAGCAAGCACATTAAAGACATGCTCATTTGTATCTTGCTCTTAGAGGGGATTTTAATGGGGGTTTTCACTTCCTTAAATCTCATTTTCTTTTATGTTTTTTGGGAGGTGTCGCTCTTGCCCGTGCTTTACATGATTGGGCGTTATGGTGTGGGGCCAAAAGTCTATTCAGGGCTTAAATTCTTCCTTTACACCTTTTTGGCTTCACTTTTCATGCTCTTAGCGATTTTATACTATGCCCATGCATGCAGCCTTGCGCTTGAAACCCCCTTTAACTTTGATTTAGAGACCTTCAACAGCGTGGTTTTGCCCCCCCAAGTGCGTTTGTGGGTGTTCATCGCCTTCTTTGTGGGCATTGCCGTGAAAATCCCCATTTTTCCCCTCCACAACTGGCTGCCCCACGCCTATGGCAACGCCCCCGTCATTGGCTCAGCGGTGCTCTCCGCCCTGCTTTTAAAAATGGGGACTTACGCCATGGTGCGTTTCTTGCTGCCCTTATTCCCTAATGTGATCTTGCATTACTTTTTGCCTTTAAGCGTTTTAGCCCTTTTAATGGTGCTTTATGGCGGGCTTCTAGCTTGCGCACAAAAGGAGATGAAAAGATTGATCGCTTACAGCTCCATGTCGCACATGGGCGTGGCGGTGTTGGGACTGTATGCGTTCAATGTAGAGGGCGTGGGTGGGGCGGTCTTTACGATGTTTTCGCACGGGCTGGTGAGTGCTGGGCTATTTATTTTAGTGGGGGTGTTGTTTGATCGCTGCAACTCTAGTAAGATTGTCGCCTTTAAGGGCGTGGCGCATTTGATGCCAACTTACGCAGCGTTTTTTATGGTGTTGCTCTTGGCGAATGTAGGCATGCCCCTTACAAGCGGTTTTGTGGGCGAGTTTTTAAGCCTGCTGGGCTTTTTTAAAAGCTCTCCGTTTATGGCGTTTTTAGCGGGGACGACCATTATTTTATCCGCCATTTATATGCTGGTGTTGTATAAAAAGGTCTTTTTTGGCGCAGAGCCTTCAGAGTTATACGCCATCAAAAAAGCCAAAGCCCTAAACCCCTTAACTTGTAGCGAAAAAAGTGTGTTGGCTCTTTTGGTGGCGGCGGTGTTGTTCTTGGGGATTTATCCTAAACCGCTTTTGTCGCCCATTGAACAAAGCGTGCAAGTGCTCTTAGAAAGCCTACAGGGGCGCATCAATGCCTAA
- the nuoH gene encoding NADH-quinone oxidoreductase subunit NuoH, translating into MSAEIVETLIKILVVVLVFSGLGAFGTYLERKVLAYFQRRLGPTYVGPFGLLQVIADAIKLFTKEDVIPQNANHLIFSIAPVIAMVSAFVSMAPIPFFGDFQIFGHTIKPIISDINVGLLFFLAVGSASIYAPLLAGLASNSKYSLIGAARATIQLLSFEVVSTLTILAPIMVVGSLSLVEINQYQEGGMLHWLVFKQPLAFFLFLISSYAELNRTPFDLLEHEAEIVAGFCTEYSGLRWGMFFLAEYAHLFAFCFVISLIFFGGYNAWGFIPGGIAILIKVCFFVFLSMWARATFPHVRPDQLMRMCWKIMLPLALVNILITGLVLLLF; encoded by the coding sequence ATGAGTGCCGAGATTGTAGAAACCCTGATTAAAATTCTGGTGGTGGTTTTGGTCTTTTCCGGGCTAGGGGCGTTTGGGACTTATTTAGAACGAAAAGTCTTGGCTTATTTTCAAAGGCGTTTAGGCCCTACTTATGTCGGTCCTTTTGGGCTCTTGCAAGTGATCGCCGATGCGATCAAACTTTTCACTAAAGAGGATGTGATCCCCCAGAACGCTAACCACTTGATCTTCTCCATTGCTCCGGTGATCGCGATGGTGAGTGCCTTTGTGAGCATGGCACCCATCCCCTTCTTCGGCGATTTTCAAATCTTTGGGCACACGATCAAACCTATTATCTCGGACATCAATGTCGGGTTGTTGTTTTTCTTAGCGGTGGGCTCGGCGAGCATTTACGCCCCCCTTTTAGCCGGGCTCGCCTCTAATAGCAAGTATTCTTTAATCGGGGCGGCAAGGGCGACTATCCAGCTTTTAAGCTTTGAAGTGGTGAGCACCCTAACGATCTTAGCCCCCATCATGGTGGTGGGCTCTTTGTCTTTGGTGGAAATCAACCAATACCAAGAGGGGGGCATGCTCCATTGGCTGGTGTTTAAACAACCCTTAGCCTTCTTTTTGTTCTTGATCTCTAGTTATGCTGAGTTGAACCGCACCCCCTTTGACTTGCTCGAGCATGAGGCGGAGATTGTCGCCGGGTTTTGCACAGAGTATAGTGGCTTGCGCTGGGGCATGTTTTTCTTAGCCGAATACGCCCATTTGTTTGCCTTTTGTTTTGTGATTTCTTTGATTTTCTTTGGGGGTTACAATGCGTGGGGCTTTATCCCGGGCGGCATTGCGATCTTAATCAAAGTCTGTTTCTTTGTGTTTTTATCCATGTGGGCGCGCGCAACCTTCCCCCATGTGCGCCCCGATCAACTCATGCGCATGTGTTGGAAAATCATGCTCCCTTTAGCCCTAGTCAATATCCTAATCACCGGGCTAGTACTTTTACTTTTTTAA
- a CDS encoding NADH-ubiquinone oxidoreductase subunit E family protein: MKRFDLRHLRDEPNEAVISRMGAILDESVRPGEVAIFMFEVVDFDIVEQSAEAIKERGDILMNSLRFNRVDWTLVVKRA, encoded by the coding sequence GTGAAACGCTTTGATTTGAGGCATTTAAGAGATGAGCCTAATGAGGCGGTGATTAGCCGCATGGGGGCGATTTTAGATGAGAGTGTGCGCCCCGGGGAGGTGGCAATTTTCATGTTTGAAGTGGTGGATTTTGACATTGTGGAGCAGAGCGCAGAGGCGATCAAAGAGAGGGGGGATATTTTGATGAACTCTTTGCGTTTTAATCGGGTGGATTGGACTTTAGTGGTGAAAAGGGCTTAA
- the nuoI gene encoding NADH-quinone oxidoreductase subunit NuoI: protein MGQKYKWLDPKKPSPKLLDTLKTSFGLELFKGLGLTIKEFFSKEVTIHYPMEVLPLSPRYRAVHHLQRLLESGNERCIGCGLCEKICTSNCIRIITHKAEDERKYIDSYTINLGRCIYCGLCAEVCPELAIVMGQRFENSSVQRSQFGGKAEFLTDIQSAKDHSHQEFMGFGAPSVDANTRLAQTPLDYATKEEKEEPKEAKEAKEGAENKEGGKDHA, encoded by the coding sequence GTGGGACAAAAGTATAAATGGCTCGACCCTAAAAAGCCTAGCCCCAAACTCTTAGACACACTCAAAACGAGCTTTGGTTTAGAGCTTTTTAAGGGCTTAGGGCTGACCATTAAAGAGTTTTTTAGCAAAGAAGTTACCATACACTACCCGATGGAGGTGTTGCCCTTAAGCCCTAGATATAGAGCCGTGCACCACTTGCAAAGGTTGCTAGAGTCGGGCAATGAACGCTGTATCGGCTGTGGGCTGTGTGAAAAGATTTGCACGAGTAATTGCATTAGGATCATCACGCACAAGGCCGAGGATGAGCGCAAATACATAGACAGCTACACCATTAACTTAGGGCGGTGCATTTATTGCGGGCTGTGTGCTGAGGTGTGCCCCGAGCTTGCCATTGTGATGGGGCAACGCTTTGAAAACAGCAGTGTGCAACGCTCCCAATTTGGGGGCAAAGCAGAGTTTCTCACAGACATACAAAGCGCAAAAGACCACAGCCATCAAGAGTTTATGGGCTTTGGTGCGCCTAGTGTGGATGCAAACACGCGCTTAGCCCAAACCCCCCTAGATTACGCCACTAAAGAAGAGAAAGAAGAGCCTAAAGAAGCCAAAGAGGCGAAAGAGGGGGCAGAAAACAAAGAGGGGGGCAAAGACCATGCTTGA
- a CDS encoding NADH-quinone oxidoreductase subunit G, whose product MPSIEIDGQKVEFSEGQTILEAARSAGVYIPAICYLSGCSPTVACKMCMVEVEGKRVYACNTKPKANTKVATKTAALVAERQMIMQTYDVNHPLECGVCDKSGECELQDMTHRTLVDRQPFSVRDNLKPFAFWAQASYDPNLCIMCERCVTTCSDNIGDSNLKASKASLHAPDKFKESMPKDPFSVWSRKQKGMIAFVGDTPCYDCGECIAVCPVGAIVYKDFSYKANAWELKHIDSTCMHCAAGCLLDYQVRHFDTLGEEQKIFRVGNDFYHNPICGAGRFAFDLKASTKGSSNIEQAVQKLKEAKAVYVGGDLSNEEAYLLEQMRQTCGFKLHNSKLYAYQEFLKTFSPTPHDLKDLKSSSCVLSLGSRLKNENPLLKYALANVLKVNKGTSLIYAHPLEDMAIEKMSRSVVPVCHAVGAEEIILGAFLMALGVESPSLESLKASALVEPEPEPAESAEGAENAEGEATAEPKKAEQKPPVYAMLENAKCDSPTFEKIKGLVEKAPSIALLIGPEIYTHPKAHNIALMLQEASKLDKLKIFLIPPSANALGIVSLCTLEKDSHASPSVGVRTKGDFVLDSDCVDQNGQVQNQVDFILPSFSQMEASMVNLEGRVLALRPALAYEGLDFADIAQHFGFYGETLAEYTQELPQDKGFLGVAYDDLTNFYANDKSNHRGYKLQSTPSQATESSQPITPIESAPELNAYLQFAETQFNTHTIKSQNLQLKEGIYTSKAHLESLGLVEGTTIRLSKEGRTLTGKIYIDHSLKRGVFMASPSLDTGGVFASPFETLEWERA is encoded by the coding sequence ATGCCAAGCATAGAGATAGATGGGCAAAAGGTAGAATTTAGCGAGGGGCAGACCATTTTAGAAGCGGCAAGAAGTGCCGGGGTGTATATCCCCGCCATTTGCTATTTAAGTGGTTGCTCCCCCACGGTGGCTTGCAAAATGTGTATGGTGGAGGTGGAGGGCAAGAGGGTGTATGCGTGCAACACCAAACCCAAAGCCAACACCAAAGTCGCCACGAAGACCGCTGCCTTAGTAGCTGAGAGGCAAATGATCATGCAGACCTATGATGTCAATCACCCCCTAGAGTGTGGGGTGTGCGATAAAAGCGGGGAGTGTGAGTTGCAAGACATGACACACCGCACTTTAGTTGATCGGCAACCTTTCAGCGTCAGAGACAATCTCAAGCCCTTCGCCTTTTGGGCGCAAGCGTCCTATGACCCGAATTTATGCATCATGTGCGAGCGGTGCGTAACGACTTGCAGCGACAATATCGGCGATAGCAATTTGAAGGCGAGCAAGGCAAGCCTACACGCCCCCGACAAATTCAAAGAGAGCATGCCCAAAGACCCCTTTAGCGTTTGGAGTCGCAAACAAAAGGGCATGATCGCCTTTGTGGGCGACACCCCTTGTTATGATTGTGGGGAGTGCATCGCTGTGTGCCCGGTGGGCGCGATTGTCTATAAGGACTTTAGCTATAAAGCCAATGCGTGGGAGCTAAAACACATCGATTCGACTTGCATGCATTGTGCGGCAGGGTGTTTATTAGATTATCAAGTGCGCCACTTTGACACACTAGGCGAAGAGCAAAAAATCTTTAGAGTCGGCAACGACTTTTACCACAACCCCATTTGTGGGGCGGGGCGTTTTGCCTTTGATTTAAAAGCATCCACAAAGGGCAGCAGCAACATAGAGCAAGCCGTGCAAAAGCTCAAAGAGGCAAAGGCGGTGTATGTCGGGGGAGATTTAAGCAATGAAGAGGCTTATTTGCTCGAGCAAATGCGTCAAACTTGTGGCTTCAAACTCCATAACAGCAAACTTTACGCCTACCAAGAGTTTTTAAAGACTTTTAGCCCCACGCCCCACGATTTAAAGGATTTAAAAAGCTCTAGCTGTGTGCTAAGTTTGGGCTCAAGGCTAAAAAATGAAAACCCCCTACTCAAATACGCCCTAGCCAATGTTTTAAAGGTGAATAAAGGCACGAGTTTGATCTACGCCCACCCCCTAGAGGACATGGCGATAGAAAAAATGAGCCGTAGCGTGGTGCCCGTGTGCCATGCTGTAGGGGCTGAAGAGATCATTTTAGGGGCGTTTTTGATGGCTTTGGGCGTGGAGAGCCCGAGTTTAGAGAGTTTAAAGGCAAGTGCCCTTGTCGAGCCTGAGCCTGAGCCTGCAGAAAGTGCAGAGGGTGCAGAAAACGCAGAGGGCGAGGCAACAGCAGAGCCTAAAAAAGCCGAGCAAAAGCCCCCCGTCTATGCCATGCTAGAAAATGCCAAATGTGATAGCCCCACTTTTGAGAAAATTAAAGGTTTGGTTGAAAAAGCCCCTAGCATCGCTCTTTTAATCGGGCCCGAGATTTACACCCACCCAAAAGCCCACAACATTGCCTTAATGTTGCAAGAGGCAAGCAAGCTAGACAAACTCAAAATCTTTTTAATCCCCCCAAGTGCCAATGCTTTAGGCATTGTGTCGCTTTGCACTTTAGAAAAAGACAGCCACGCAAGCCCCAGCGTAGGGGTGCGGACTAAAGGGGATTTTGTGCTTGATAGCGATTGTGTGGATCAAAACGGACAAGTGCAAAATCAAGTAGATTTTATTTTACCCAGCTTCTCACAAATGGAGGCAAGCATGGTCAATTTGGAGGGGCGGGTGCTTGCTTTACGCCCCGCTTTAGCCTATGAGGGGCTAGACTTTGCCGACATCGCCCAGCACTTTGGCTTTTATGGCGAAACTTTAGCCGAATACACCCAAGAATTGCCCCAAGACAAGGGCTTTTTGGGCGTGGCGTATGACGATTTGACAAATTTTTACGCCAATGACAAGAGCAACCACAGGGGCTATAAACTTCAAAGCACCCCTAGCCAAGCTACAGAATCAAGCCAGCCCATAACCCCCATTGAGAGTGCCCCCGAGCTTAACGCCTATTTGCAATTTGCCGAAACGCAGTTTAACACCCACACCATTAAGAGCCAAAACCTACAACTCAAAGAGGGCATTTACACTTCTAAGGCGCATTTAGAGAGTTTGGGACTTGTTGAGGGGACGACAATCCGTTTAAGCAAAGAGGGGCGCACACTCACGGGCAAGATTTACATAGACCACAGCCTAAAAAGGGGCGTGTTTATGGCAAGCCCCAGCCTAGACACGGGGGGGGTATTTGCTAGCCCCTTTGAAACCTTAGAATGGGAGCGTGCATGA
- the nuoK gene encoding NADH-quinone oxidoreductase subunit NuoK, with amino-acid sequence MLTLAHYLVFAALLFSVGLFGILRRKNILMLFFSTEIMLNAINVAFVAIAHSLKNIDGQVFALFMIAVAAAEVAIGLGLVILWHRKHKSLDIDTLVRMKG; translated from the coding sequence ATGCTTACTCTGGCCCATTACTTGGTCTTTGCGGCTCTGCTCTTTAGCGTGGGGCTGTTTGGCATTCTGCGGCGCAAGAACATTTTAATGCTTTTTTTCTCTACAGAAATCATGCTCAATGCCATCAATGTCGCCTTTGTGGCGATCGCCCACTCTTTAAAAAACATTGACGGGCAGGTGTTCGCCTTATTTATGATCGCCGTAGCAGCGGCGGAGGTGGCCATAGGGTTAGGGCTTGTGATTTTGTGGCACAGAAAACACAAAAGCCTAGACATCGACACTCTAGTGCGCATGAAGGGCTAG
- the nuoL gene encoding NADH-quinone oxidoreductase subunit L — protein sequence MYASVVLAAVLLLPLLGALYAGLFGTCQKSLQVGIVNSSLLGLSFLGALYLLNLSLHNQSVQAVLFDWMALGGFSVKFSFGLDSISAVMIVVVTLVSFLVHVYSIGYMLHDKGYNRYFSYLSGFVFSMLVLVLSDNFLGLFVGWEGVGLCSYLLIGFWYHKESANNASIEAFVMNRIADLGMLMGILLVYWTFGSVQYSVVFANIANADSHLLFCIGLLLFVGAVGKSAQFPLHTWLANAMEGPTPVSALIHAATMVTAGVYLVIRAHPLYSALPGLGYAIACLGAFVALFGASMALVNKDLKRVVAYSTLSQLGYMFVGAGLGAYWIALFHLFTHAFFKALLFLGAGNVMHAMHDELDISKMGGLLKPLKTTAILMGLASLALCGLYPFAGFFSKDKILEVAFATGHHGLFLALLIGALFTAFYSFRLLMLVFFAPKVHSIDHPHEASSFMLWAMLPLAILAVVAGFFEHGFFHFVSKAISVPSFAEYSVPKLLLLALTTIGVLLSIAYAVQKYKKGFGNKEGGFFYRLLLNQYYIPTLYGTLSRVFLKFAFWVWRKIEVRMLDVFVDTIAKIPTLLGQMLTPLQSGNLSSALRLMTFGVVVIIFVTMLSFWS from the coding sequence ATGTATGCGTCTGTGGTGTTAGCGGCGGTTTTGCTCTTGCCCTTGTTGGGGGCACTTTATGCCGGGCTTTTTGGCACCTGCCAAAAAAGTTTGCAAGTGGGCATCGTCAATTCTAGCCTACTCGGGTTGTCTTTTCTAGGGGCTTTGTATCTCTTAAATTTAAGTTTGCACAACCAAAGCGTGCAAGCGGTGCTCTTTGATTGGATGGCACTTGGGGGCTTTAGTGTCAAGTTCTCCTTTGGACTCGATTCGATCAGTGCCGTCATGATTGTGGTGGTAACGCTCGTGTCCTTTTTGGTGCATGTCTATTCCATTGGCTACATGCTCCATGACAAGGGCTATAACCGCTACTTTAGCTATCTCTCTGGCTTTGTCTTTTCTATGCTTGTCTTAGTCCTTAGCGACAATTTCTTAGGGCTGTTTGTGGGCTGGGAGGGCGTGGGGCTTTGCTCTTACCTGCTCATTGGCTTTTGGTATCACAAAGAGAGTGCCAACAATGCCTCCATTGAAGCCTTTGTGATGAACCGCATTGCGGATTTAGGCATGCTCATGGGGATTTTACTGGTGTATTGGACTTTTGGCTCAGTGCAATACTCTGTAGTCTTTGCCAACATTGCCAACGCTGACTCTCATCTTCTCTTTTGCATCGGGCTCTTGCTCTTTGTGGGGGCAGTGGGCAAGAGCGCACAATTCCCCCTGCATACATGGCTGGCCAACGCGATGGAGGGGCCCACGCCCGTATCCGCTTTGATCCACGCCGCCACAATGGTTACGGCCGGGGTGTATTTGGTGATTCGAGCGCACCCACTCTATAGCGCATTGCCCGGTCTTGGCTATGCCATTGCGTGCTTAGGGGCGTTTGTGGCGTTGTTTGGGGCAAGCATGGCCTTAGTCAATAAAGACCTAAAACGCGTTGTGGCGTACTCCACCCTTTCACAGCTAGGTTATATGTTCGTGGGCGCAGGGCTTGGGGCTTATTGGATCGCCCTTTTCCACCTTTTCACCCACGCCTTTTTTAAGGCTTTACTCTTCTTAGGGGCGGGCAATGTCATGCACGCCATGCACGATGAGTTAGACATTAGCAAAATGGGCGGGCTACTTAAACCGCTCAAAACCACCGCCATTTTGATGGGGCTAGCGTCTTTAGCCTTGTGTGGGCTCTATCCCTTTGCGGGCTTTTTCTCTAAGGATAAAATCCTAGAAGTCGCCTTTGCCACAGGACACCATGGGCTGTTTTTAGCTTTACTCATAGGCGCACTCTTTACAGCGTTTTATAGTTTTAGACTTTTGATGTTGGTTTTCTTTGCCCCCAAAGTGCACAGCATCGATCACCCCCACGAGGCCTCTAGCTTTATGCTGTGGGCGATGCTGCCCCTAGCCATTTTGGCCGTAGTGGCAGGCTTTTTTGAGCATGGATTTTTCCATTTTGTATCCAAAGCGATTAGCGTGCCTTCTTTTGCAGAGTACTCTGTGCCTAAATTGCTTTTATTAGCTCTTACCACAATCGGGGTTTTGCTTTCCATTGCCTATGCCGTGCAAAAATATAAAAAAGGCTTTGGCAACAAAGAGGGTGGGTTTTTCTACCGCTTGTTGTTGAATCAATACTATATCCCCACCCTATATGGTACACTCTCTCGGGTGTTTTTAAAGTTTGCTTTTTGGGTGTGGCGCAAAATTGAAGTGCGGATGCTCGATGTCTTTGTAGACACCATCGCTAAAATCCCCACTCTACTCGGGCAAATGTTAACCCCTTTGCAAAGCGGCAATTTGAGCTCGGCATTGCGTTTAATGACTTTTGGGGTCGTGGTGATTATCTTTGTAACAATGCTAAGTTTTTGGAGTTAA
- a CDS encoding NADH-quinone oxidoreductase subunit J: MLETLAFYFFAALTLGMAFVVVTTTNILYAMTSLAAAMVFVSAFFFLLDAEFLGVVQILVYVGAVVVMYAFGMMFLNASQEVQERAHAPKVPALLAIALAVVLVALLGAPFIAHYAHNLQESLNPDLDTSNTKLIGFVLFTKYLVAFEVGAFMLLVALVGAMASAFKKEN; this comes from the coding sequence ATGCTTGAAACCCTTGCCTTTTATTTCTTCGCCGCCTTGACTTTAGGCATGGCGTTCGTGGTGGTTACGACCACGAACATTTTGTATGCCATGACCTCTCTAGCCGCGGCGATGGTCTTTGTGTCCGCCTTTTTCTTTCTCTTAGATGCCGAGTTTTTGGGCGTGGTGCAAATTTTGGTCTATGTGGGGGCAGTGGTGGTCATGTACGCCTTTGGCATGATGTTTTTGAATGCCTCACAAGAGGTACAAGAGAGGGCACATGCCCCTAAAGTCCCCGCCCTCTTAGCCATTGCTTTAGCAGTGGTCTTGGTCGCCTTGCTTGGCGCGCCTTTCATCGCCCATTACGCCCACAACTTGCAAGAGAGTTTAAACCCCGATTTAGACACTTCCAACACAAAGTTGATCGGCTTTGTGTTGTTTACAAAATACTTAGTCGCCTTTGAAGTGGGGGCGTTCATGCTCTTGGTCGCCTTAGTCGGGGCGATGGCGAGCGCATTTAAGAAGGAGAATTGA